In one Fundulus heteroclitus isolate FHET01 chromosome 3, MU-UCD_Fhet_4.1, whole genome shotgun sequence genomic region, the following are encoded:
- the LOC118556240 gene encoding trypsin-3-like: protein MITGFKQKEHRADGSLERANELDTFFNRFMNFLYCKKLNLTFGSPVGLEDDEKIVGGYECPRNSVPYQVSLFTGYNYCGGILLSDEWVLSAAHCKPKANVEVRLGEHDIWEPEHTEQHIMSATFIRHPDYNPRTQDSDIMLIKLSQPVVLNDYVRPAMLPSQCASAGTMCQISGWGNIRPSDEGSRYPHKLQCLEVPLLSDDSCFNAYPFQITENMICAGYLEGGKDSCQGDSGGPMVCKGELQGVVSWGHGCAQRNKPGVYTKVCNYVSWIKTTMASG from the exons ATGATCACAGGCTTCAAGCAGAAGGAGCATCGGGCAGATGGAAGTCTGGAAAGAGCCAATGAGCTGGACACGTTCTTCAACAGGTTCA TGAATTTTCTATATTGTAAAAAGTTGAATCTTACCTTCGGATCTCCAGTTGGCCTGGAAGATGATGAGAAGATTGTTGGGGGGTATGAGTGCCCGAGAAACTCTGTGCCCTATCAAGTGTCGCTCTTCACTGGGTACAACTACTGTGGAGGGATTCTCCTGTCTGATGAGTGGGTGCTGTCGGCTGCACACTGCAAACCAAA ggcGAATGTCGAGGTTCGGCTGGGAGAGCATGACATCTGGGAACCTGAACATACTGAACAGCACATCATGTCTGCCACGTTCATTCGCCACCCTGATTACAATCCTCGCACGCAAGACAGCGACATCATGCTGATCAAGCTGAGTCAGCCTGTTGTTCTGAACGACTATGTGCGCCCTGCCATGCTTCCATCCCAGTGTGCCAGTGCTGGGACGATGTGCCAGATATCTGGATGGGGGAATATTCGCCCCAGTGATGAGGGCT CAAGGTACCCACACAAGCTGCAGTGCCTAGAAGTCCCTCTGTTGAGTGATGACTCCTGCTTCAATGCATATCCTTTTCAGATCACTGAAAACATGATATGTGCTGGATATCTTGAGGGGGGGAAGGATTCCTGTCAG ggTGACTCTGGAGGTCCCATGGTGTGTAAGGGAGAGCTCCAAGGAGTCGTGTCCTGGGGCCATGGCTGTGCTCAGAGAAACAAGCCTGGAGTGTACACGAAAGTTTGTAATTATGTTTCCTGGATCAAGACAACAATGGCGTCTGGCTGA